The following are encoded together in the candidate division WOR-3 bacterium genome:
- a CDS encoding tetratricopeptide repeat protein translates to MNKEGLRPDLNSLDVLISLADLYVENGLLEEAKDLLKTAIEENNEAIKPYISLSKIYISQGKKKEAIEILKRAFKIDSENKEIKELLNSLKEETIKEVKEAKKEKAPKPKIGGESLTEILDKLTKIKGIIGVLVVDDIGALIEGKVELPIDKESAGAIISSIFDKIQYSAFDLKIGEVSKVLLELPGGNIMVFGSKNLRFIIMTNKNVLLGELENILIEAFDKTLRFLGVE, encoded by the coding sequence TTGAATAAAGAAGGGCTTCGTCCCGACCTTAATTCTTTGGATGTTCTTATCTCTTTGGCTGATCTTTATGTGGAAAATGGCCTTTTAGAAGAAGCTAAAGATTTATTGAAAACTGCCATTGAGGAAAATAATGAAGCAATTAAGCCTTACATAAGTTTGAGCAAAATTTATATAAGCCAAGGCAAAAAAAAGGAAGCAATTGAAATTTTAAAAAGAGCTTTCAAAATAGATTCAGAAAATAAAGAAATTAAAGAGCTTCTCAATTCATTAAAAGAAGAGACCATAAAAGAGGTAAAAGAAGCGAAAAAGGAAAAGGCTCCAAAACCAAAAATTGGCGGGGAATCCCTTACGGAAATCTTGGATAAATTGACAAAAATAAAAGGAATTATAGGAGTTTTAGTTGTAGATGATATTGGAGCATTGATAGAAGGGAAAGTGGAATTGCCAATAGATAAAGAATCTGCAGGAGCAATAATTTCTTCTATATTTGATAAAATACAGTATTCGGCTTTTGATCTTAAAATTGGGGAGGTTAGTAAAGTCCTTCTTGAACTGCCGGGCGGGAATATTATGGTTTTTGGATCAAAGAACTTGAGATTTATCATTATGACGAACAAAAATGTTTTGCTTGGAGAACTTGAGAATATATTAATAGAGGCTTTTGATAAGACACTTAGATTTTTAGGGGTTGAATGA
- a CDS encoding DUF4388 domain-containing protein: MPIEGQIKELGLFELLQLISLAEKKGILTITTEETVKPYLLYFEKGNLVSIEISQRLKKEMIKRGFLNEEEVIKIEDEEFVKYLIEKEVLPLSTFRSIYIQAATDVLYSLFLLKNGHFVFEDVDFEIPEYLVLNMKIENIIMEAARRIDEISKMEEILPNTDIVLEVSMDLVEKKQVDLSPMDWKLLSLINGNLTISDLINKVGDKFAVMKSLYGMVMAGIITEKKIPINEMVKEIEPSKDKFLEKMNFIRRLWNKGEYDEGVKELINLKEIYPENPLISYNLGYFYLAKGNYKEAISEWNSFLVLSSEEKRKEEIRELLDLIEKINKNIINWEVLIE, from the coding sequence ATGCCTATTGAAGGACAGATAAAAGAACTTGGCCTTTTTGAACTTTTACAATTGATTTCTTTGGCAGAAAAAAAGGGGATATTGACCATTACAACAGAAGAAACTGTTAAGCCATATCTTCTTTACTTTGAAAAAGGAAACCTTGTTTCAATTGAAATCTCCCAGAGATTAAAAAAAGAGATGATAAAAAGAGGATTTTTGAATGAAGAAGAAGTAATTAAAATAGAGGATGAAGAGTTCGTGAAATATTTAATTGAAAAGGAAGTGCTCCCCTTAAGCACTTTTAGAAGTATTTATATTCAGGCTGCAACTGATGTTCTTTATTCTTTATTCTTACTCAAAAATGGCCATTTTGTTTTTGAAGATGTAGATTTTGAAATTCCAGAATATCTTGTCTTAAATATGAAGATTGAAAATATAATAATGGAAGCTGCAAGAAGAATAGACGAAATATCTAAAATGGAGGAGATTTTACCAAATACTGATATCGTCCTTGAGGTCTCGATGGATTTAGTAGAGAAGAAACAAGTAGACCTATCTCCTATGGATTGGAAATTGCTTTCTCTCATAAATGGGAATCTTACTATAAGCGACCTTATAAATAAGGTAGGGGACAAATTCGCTGTTATGAAGTCTTTATACGGAATGGTTATGGCAGGAATAATAACAGAAAAAAAAATCCCTATAAATGAGATGGTGAAAGAAATAGAACCATCTAAAGATAAATTCTTAGAGAAGATGAATTTTATAAGAAGGTTATGGAATAAAGGAGAATACGATGAGGGTGTAAAAGAACTAATTAATCTTAAAGAGATTTATCCTGAAAATCCATTGATTTCCTACAATTTGGGTTATTTCTACTTGGCGAAAGGTAATTACAAAGAGGCTATTTCCGAATGGAATTCTTTCTTGGTTTTATCTTCTGAGGAGAAGAGAAAAGAAGAAATTAGAGAACTCCTTGATTTAATAGAAAAAATTAATAAAAATATTATAAATTGGGAGGTTTTAATTGAATAA
- a CDS encoding tetratricopeptide repeat protein → MEISEQEKKLLKLFSKKIGPADSGSHNNLAVVYYNKGLIKEAVEELKKALSIDPHFTLAKNNLDYIYRTTGYYDEQIEQLKKKLEENPDDYTSRLELARAYKSIGNYYEAIDQYGKYLRHKPADVEALLEMGISCKASGFYEPAIEQFKKILRIDKGNAAAHKHLGEVYYNLGMFSGAIEELKKAIQINPNDAEAYYLLSFTYGEEGKFDEATKAAKKAIKLNPYLAKTEANLSLGLYKRKGYEDFLSVPKEKIETKPSFGYYAMGLAYKNKGLFKEALQELKKAVEVDPGNFLAKEQIGEVYLFMGDNEEAIKYYLEVLKQEPDMPKLANNIGIAYHRLGRLEEAISWYKRAISKDLNYAVSWNNLGVAYYHSGAPKEAFNCLKRAREINPEYPDPYLNIGLIYMTRGNYETAERFFKKVIEMKGENPLAFNYLGSVYLTLERFEDAIYFFKMAIERDSEFAEALYNLGFALSRIGKYDEALEVTKKAMEIDPYYSSNRFKLGVDIYSEQLGILVARELTKDMEIGRVAKETPEEFFEELFEAPKEVEIKKTEKIEEKIQEAHNLFNENKLDKALELLNSIRNLDPMNESVLLLLGKIYDKKGLFGEAKDVLKLLALKNFEASKLLVKVYQKNGEWEEALNLAKELNKKYPKDSFPYIAVAQSLRRKKKYKEAIEFIKGFSNWEKDPEILLELASLYEKLGKRKTALNLIKNSISISPSAEGYYKLSMIRIKRGDFKKALDSLIEAKKLAPKEKRILKWLVKLYLITKDYEAVINSAKEVKEIIKGDSDLALWEGKAYYYKGDLEAATKSLRQAINFNEKNFEAYHLLASIYFREGKYIEAEKLWSNIIEKGEDKEITGKAREAIESLFRLRKITGEM, encoded by the coding sequence ATGGAAATTTCGGAACAAGAAAAAAAGCTTTTAAAACTATTCTCGAAGAAAATTGGACCTGCGGATTCGGGTTCTCATAATAATCTTGCTGTTGTTTATTATAATAAAGGGCTTATAAAGGAAGCTGTTGAAGAATTGAAAAAAGCTCTTTCAATAGATCCTCACTTTACTTTGGCAAAGAATAACCTTGATTACATTTACAGAACCACAGGTTACTATGATGAGCAAATCGAACAATTAAAAAAGAAACTTGAGGAAAATCCAGATGACTATACCTCGAGACTTGAATTGGCAAGAGCATACAAAAGTATAGGTAATTATTATGAAGCTATTGATCAATATGGTAAATATTTAAGGCACAAACCTGCAGATGTTGAAGCACTTCTTGAAATGGGAATAAGTTGTAAGGCAAGTGGTTTTTACGAACCAGCGATTGAACAATTTAAAAAAATTTTAAGAATAGATAAGGGAAATGCTGCTGCGCATAAACATTTAGGCGAAGTATATTATAATTTGGGTATGTTCTCGGGAGCAATAGAAGAGCTTAAAAAGGCAATTCAGATTAATCCCAACGATGCAGAAGCTTATTACTTACTCTCTTTTACTTATGGAGAAGAAGGAAAATTTGACGAAGCCACAAAAGCTGCTAAGAAAGCAATCAAGTTGAATCCATATCTTGCTAAAACAGAAGCAAATTTGAGCCTTGGTCTTTATAAAAGGAAAGGTTACGAAGATTTCCTATCTGTGCCAAAGGAAAAAATTGAAACGAAACCTTCCTTTGGATACTATGCTATGGGGCTTGCTTATAAAAATAAAGGTCTGTTTAAAGAAGCTCTTCAAGAACTTAAAAAAGCTGTAGAAGTAGATCCGGGAAATTTTCTCGCAAAAGAGCAGATAGGAGAAGTATATCTATTTATGGGAGATAATGAAGAGGCAATAAAGTACTACCTTGAGGTCCTAAAACAAGAGCCTGATATGCCAAAGCTCGCCAATAATATTGGGATTGCTTACCATAGACTTGGAAGGCTTGAAGAAGCTATTTCTTGGTATAAAAGAGCAATTTCAAAGGATCTTAATTATGCAGTTTCGTGGAACAATCTTGGAGTTGCATATTATCACTCAGGGGCTCCAAAGGAGGCTTTTAATTGCTTAAAAAGAGCAAGAGAAATAAATCCTGAATACCCTGATCCTTATTTGAATATAGGCCTTATTTATATGACAAGAGGGAATTACGAAACTGCAGAAAGATTTTTTAAAAAAGTTATTGAGATGAAAGGTGAAAATCCTCTTGCTTTTAATTATCTTGGTTCTGTTTATCTAACTTTGGAAAGATTTGAAGATGCAATATATTTCTTCAAAATGGCAATAGAAAGAGACAGCGAATTCGCAGAAGCCCTTTATAATCTTGGTTTTGCTCTTTCCAGAATAGGGAAATATGACGAAGCCTTAGAAGTAACAAAGAAGGCTATGGAAATAGATCCTTATTACTCAAGCAATAGATTTAAATTAGGGGTGGATATTTACTCTGAGCAGCTTGGGATTCTTGTGGCGAGAGAATTAACAAAGGATATGGAAATTGGAAGAGTGGCAAAAGAAACTCCTGAGGAATTTTTCGAAGAACTTTTTGAAGCTCCCAAAGAAGTAGAGATCAAAAAAACAGAGAAAATCGAAGAGAAAATTCAGGAAGCTCACAATTTATTTAATGAAAACAAATTGGATAAAGCTTTAGAGTTGCTAAATAGCATAAGAAATTTGGATCCAATGAATGAGAGTGTATTACTCCTTTTGGGTAAAATATATGATAAGAAAGGTCTTTTTGGAGAGGCAAAGGATGTTTTAAAGCTCTTGGCCTTGAAGAATTTTGAGGCTTCAAAACTTTTAGTAAAAGTTTACCAAAAAAATGGAGAATGGGAAGAGGCTTTAAATCTCGCTAAAGAATTAAATAAAAAATATCCCAAAGACTCTTTTCCTTATATTGCAGTTGCTCAATCTTTAAGGAGAAAGAAAAAGTATAAAGAAGCAATTGAGTTTATAAAAGGATTTTCTAATTGGGAGAAAGACCCAGAAATTCTTCTTGAGCTTGCCTCTTTATATGAAAAGTTAGGAAAGAGAAAAACAGCTTTAAATTTGATAAAAAATAGTATTTCAATTTCTCCTTCTGCAGAGGGATATTATAAACTTTCTATGATTAGAATTAAAAGGGGGGATTTCAAGAAGGCCTTGGACTCTTTAATCGAAGCAAAGAAGTTAGCTCCTAAAGAGAAAAGGATTTTAAAATGGCTTGTTAAGCTTTATCTCATTACAAAAGATTACGAAGCGGTTATAAATAGTGCAAAAGAAGTGAAAGAGATTATAAAAGGGGATAGTGATTTAGCTTTATGGGAAGGGAAAGCTTATTATTATAAAGGAGACCTTGAGGCAGCTACGAAAAGTTTAAGGCAAGCTATAAACTTTAACGAAAAGAATTTTGAGGCTTATCATTTACTTGCTTCTATATACTTTAGAGAAGGGAAGTATATAGAAGCGGAAAAACTATGGTCTAACATAATAGAAAAAGGAGAAGATAAAGAGATTACTGGAAAGGCAAGAGAAGCGATAGAAAGCTTATTCCGTCTTAGAAAAATTACAGGAGAAATGTAA